Within the Desulfatibacillum aliphaticivorans DSM 15576 genome, the region GGACCTATGGATATTTGGCTTCACTAAATGTTGTTAAACGATTGGAGGTAGAATTAATACCCCAGGAAACGGAACAGTGGTGCTGGGCCGCCAGTGCGGAAATGATCATGAAATATTTGGGGCGCGATGTTCCTCAATGCGAGCAGGCTAACACGGAGTTTAAACGTAATGACTGCTGCGGCGACCCCGTACCAAAAGAATGTGTAAAGCCGGGTAGTCCGCAATTCGCTCATTGGGATTTTCTCTATAGATTTATCGATCCCCCAGACGTATTGTCATTCCATGATTTGAAACATGAGTTTTGCTCCAACAGGCCTGTACAATTTGTTTGGAAATGGACAGGGGGTAAGAAAGGCGCCCACGAGATGGTGGCTACAGGATACAGCGATTATGACCAGATGATTCATATCAATAATCCTTGGCCGGTGGACAGTGGAGAGGTGGCATGGATAACATACAGTGAGTATGTAAGCGGGAAAGACCATACACATGGCCGTGATTATTATGATATCCATTATAATCCAAAAGAACGGGAAGCTCCTCCAGTGAAAGAGTCTTCCGGAGAAATGGTTATGGAAAAAGAGTCATCCGCACCAAAAAGGGAGGAGTTCGTTGATGCGCAGTCCGCAGCGATAAAAGGGCTGAAATTGTATGTATCTTTGGGCATGGCCCAAAGTGAAGCGTCGTTGAAGAGCCCGGAAGACGCCTCCAAACTCGAACTTGGGGAGCCCTTTCAAGTATATTTTATTGGATTTGACAAAATAGAGCAGTTTCAACCCGGTCAAAGTTCGGATCAATTTCTCCTGGACCTGGATGAACTGATGTTTCCCATACTCTGCAACGGGCAAGTTGTCTCCGCCGTTGCAGTCAACCGGGAGGCGGGTAAATGGCATGTTAAAAGCATTGGCAATTCAAATACAATAAAAGACCTGACCCGAACAAAAAACGTGTTCGCCCAAGATCACATAAATCTTTCGCCGAAGTACTTTGTCGTCACAATTCCAAGCATGTATACGCTGTTTCTTGCTTTTGAAGACGACCAGGGCAATCTGAATTTTGTCCATGTCTTTGACGATACCGAAAGGGCTTTTGTCAAGAACACCCTGCAAAACGCTCATGAGGTATTGCAGGCCCTGCAAACTTGATGCTCGGCGGCAACCGTAGGCATGGCCAGTGATAAAATATTCCCTATGGGAATGACGCAGGGCAAGCCCTGAATCTTGCATTTTGTAACGATTACGGTGGTTTTTGCCTTGTTCTTTCTACATGGCGCCGGGGACGCCGCGATTTTTTGCCTGCTCTGTTTTTGCGCGAAGCGCTGTTTTGAAGTTTTGATCAAACTTTTTTAAAAGTTTGCCGCCGGAGGCAGGCAGTTTAGTCGTTTTGCCGTTTGCCGTCGGAGGCATGTTTTTTTTTCAGGACTGCGATTGAAAAAACACCCCGCCGATGTAGGTGACGGTGTTGGGGCCGTTGTAATATTTGAGCCCTGCGTCCTTCATCATTTTCATGGCGTCGATGCCGTAGGCCTCCACGGAGTACAGGGCTTTTTCCGGGAAGCGGCAGGGCTCGCCGTCTACGTAGGAGCAGGTTTCGCACACCTGGCAGGCGCCTACGCCAAGGATGACAAAATTCTCCGAGGCCAAACTTTCCTTGATAGCTTTGCGCAGGTTCTGGATGCGATCCTGAAAGTCCTTGGCGCCGGCCATCATGCCTTTCCAATCGTAGCTGCTTTCCAGTTCGTACACCTTGTCAACAATAAGAAACCGTTCGTATTTCTCAAGCCCGGCCTGGAGTTCCTCCACGGGAGCTATGGCGGGCGGGCAGGTCCAGCTTTTACCCACGCTGCCGCATCGGTTGGCTTCGCACATTTTACGGACCATGGGGCTGAACGGAACTTCGTCGCAGGAGATATCTTTGTAATGGTCGAAAAATCTTTGGACGGCTTCAAGTTCTTGCATGGCGTTCTCGCTGTTCAGGGAAAGGTTAAACATGAAAATTTAAACGGCTGAAGCCCGCCGGAAGGCTCCAGCCGTTTGTGGAAATGCGTTTATAGGGGGAAAGGGGGAGAGCGATTGCTGCCTATGGCATCTTTCGCTCATGCCAATCCGCTGTGTCCGTTATTGAGTTAGAAGCAGAAAGCCATCCTGCCGCCAATATAGTTTTGGTCCACCCCGTTGTCCCGATCCACGTCCGTATTGTACTGAAGCAGCAGTTGAACTGCAGGCGCCAGTTGGTAATTGGCGGAGAACCTAAGGGTTTGGGTCAGCGCGTCGTCATTCTGATTGATTCCGGCCAGGGTGGTCTCGCCTCCGGTGAGGTAGTAATAGCTGAGTCCCAGCCAGAAGGAATCGGAAAGGTTGTAGCTGACATGGTTTTGGATGTGGTAAACGGCTTCCTTTTCCTCTTCCAAGTGCAGGGGAGTGCATTCGTCGTTGTCGGAAAAGAGCTGCACTTCCCCGGTGAGTTCATAAACAAAGGGGCCTTTGATGAACACCACGGGCGTGGCTTCCAACCGGTAGGTCCAGCGGTTGCTGCCGACGTTTGCAGCTTTTTCGGAATGGTATTCCCCTGTTGGCGCGGTCAGATAAAATCCGGCGGACATGCCGAACTTCGTATCCCCTTCATTGTATAGGAATGGGGTGTTGATATGGGTGGCCACGGTTGTATCCGCAATGCCGTCCGAATTGGAGCCGCTGGTAGTCGGGAACAGGACGTCCGAGTCGAACTCCATGGATGCAAAGGGCTGGACCACGTCCGCGCTCCAGATCCATCCTCCGCCTATATCCCAGAAGTGGGCGAGCCGGAACATGCCGAACTGCATATCAAAGTCAGCGTTGCTATCCAGATTTTGTCCATCAACGTAAAAGTTGCTGCCGTAGTAATTCCTGTAATAAAACAGGAACAAATTCGTGCCGCCGGGCGCTGCAATAGCGTCTCTTGGGTCGTTTTCAGCCATGGCTGATATCGGAAACAACATTGTTGCAATCAGAATTGCTGCTACAAAAAATCTTCCTATCCTCATTTTTCCCTACTCCTTCAAAACACCCCCTGCAACTTAGCAGCGGCAGGGGGCGTTGATACTTCCAATACTGCCTAAAATCACTGCTTTTTAGTACACGCCATGGGTTTTTGCAGCGTTGCAAAAGGCTAACATGGTGTCGTGCTTGCCTTCGTCCAGGGCGCAACCGATGCTCAGGATGTAGCCCT harbors:
- a CDS encoding papain-like cysteine protease family protein, with the protein product MSEIKQENGKGYSEIAAGASARMPEKNSSVQTHDGCIGDLSSTDYLWKDKLDHSEDAIVSVLASDGGYVYSGCDGYVQQVHVESGNIHAVNNLPDKGNHEVRLALTDSYLAAGTNGYVVLVDLADFGNASKNKDIDLPDDGGREVVSVIYDGNKYIYAGSNGYVHQIDASSRTLIATNTLPGMGNHEVQLALSDSYLIAGTNGHVILVDLADFDNPGNNIYAPLPDKDDEVVHVVTDGKYIYAGSNGYVNQIDFNGNIIDSNRLPDRGNHETRLALTDSYLVAGIHGWVVMVDLADFGNTKKNINVPLHHCGEHYVNVLFDSQKNILYAGSNGYLYALYPETGAVYLSLDLSKLGEDEVRISVRDEQVFFGTYGYLASLNVVKRLEVELIPQETEQWCWAASAEMIMKYLGRDVPQCEQANTEFKRNDCCGDPVPKECVKPGSPQFAHWDFLYRFIDPPDVLSFHDLKHEFCSNRPVQFVWKWTGGKKGAHEMVATGYSDYDQMIHINNPWPVDSGEVAWITYSEYVSGKDHTHGRDYYDIHYNPKEREAPPVKESSGEMVMEKESSAPKREEFVDAQSAAIKGLKLYVSLGMAQSEASLKSPEDASKLELGEPFQVYFIGFDKIEQFQPGQSSDQFLLDLDELMFPILCNGQVVSAVAVNREAGKWHVKSIGNSNTIKDLTRTKNVFAQDHINLSPKYFVVTIPSMYTLFLAFEDDQGNLNFVHVFDDTERAFVKNTLQNAHEVLQALQT
- a CDS encoding DUF2284 domain-containing protein, with translation MQELEAVQRFFDHYKDISCDEVPFSPMVRKMCEANRCGSVGKSWTCPPAIAPVEELQAGLEKYERFLIVDKVYELESSYDWKGMMAGAKDFQDRIQNLRKAIKESLASENFVILGVGACQVCETCSYVDGEPCRFPEKALYSVEAYGIDAMKMMKDAGLKYYNGPNTVTYIGGVFFQSQS
- a CDS encoding transporter, whose protein sequence is MAENDPRDAIAAPGGTNLFLFYYRNYYGSNFYVDGQNLDSNADFDMQFGMFRLAHFWDIGGGWIWSADVVQPFASMEFDSDVLFPTTSGSNSDGIADTTVATHINTPFLYNEGDTKFGMSAGFYLTAPTGEYHSEKAANVGSNRWTYRLEATPVVFIKGPFVYELTGEVQLFSDNDECTPLHLEEEKEAVYHIQNHVSYNLSDSFWLGLSYYYLTGGETTLAGINQNDDALTQTLRFSANYQLAPAVQLLLQYNTDVDRDNGVDQNYIGGRMAFCF